CATGGACGCGCATCTCCGGCACGGTCCCCGGAGCGGGCGCACCGTCGGTCAACCCGGCCCCGCTCACGGGCACCATCCGGAAGCCGTAGTCACCTTCCTTCTGCGAGTTGAATTGCGCGTCGAGTTGAACCCGGAGTGGCGTCTCCTTGCCGTCGTGTTGGCTCCACTTCGACCACGTTCGGCCGTCGTCTCGGGTCACGTACAAATCAATTCGGCTCACCCCGGACGGACCGACGTCGATCTGGTATTGCAGGTCAAATCGCAAGAAGTTGACGAATTGCGCCGTCGGCTGTTCTGCCCCGCCCGTGGCGGTGGGCGACGACCCGGGGCGGACCGGGAGCGGCTGCGGCGACTGCGGGTCGGCCGCGACTTGCAGTGGTCCAGGAGTGGGCTGGTACGCGGACACTGGTCCGGGCGGTGTCTGTTGCACCGGCTGCCACGCCGGGGCGGCGGGGGGCTGAGGCGATTGAACGGGGACGTAGGCTTGCGGTGGGGGAGCGGCCGGGGCCGGCGCGCCGGGAAACGCCGGCGCGGGGTATTCCGCGCCGCCTGCGGCTCCGATCGGGCCGCCCGCCCCGCCCGCTCCGACGATCCCTGATGACGCGGCCGGCACGCCACCGGCTGGCGCGGCCATTGCAACATTCGCCGGCGGACTTCCGGCCGCGGGCGCAACGTTGACAAGTGCGACTGGAGGATTTCCCGCCGGGGCGACGGGTGCCACGATCGCCGGCGCAACCGGTCCCGGAGCGACAACGACCGGCGTTACCGCAACGGGGCCACTCGTACCAGGCTGTGCGACGACCGGTCCGCCCGGTGCCGTAACGCCCACCGCGATGATTGGCGAAGCCGGCGCTGCCGGTGAGGGAGTGGTGTCGATGACGATCGGGGTACGCGGGGCCGCCGGCTCGCTGTTCGGCTGTACGGGCGGACCGCTATTCGCCTGCACGGGCGGGCCGGCGTTCGGCTGCACGGGCGGGCCGCTATTCGCCTGCACGGGCGGCGAGTCCCCCGTAGCAGCCGCGGGAACTTCTTTCATCCCCGTGCCGGTGTTCCCCGCGTGGTCCGTGGCAACGATCTGAACCAGGATCGGGCCGGGCACGTTCGGCTTGAAGCGGGCCGTGCGGCCAGTGACTGACCCGTTCGGGACCGGTTGCCAGTCGCTGGTCACTCCGGAGCCCATCGCCTTGTACGTCACCTGCGTGGCCTTGTCGTTCGGGAACTTCTCGTCCACGGTCCAGTCGACGATAATGTCATCGGCGACCCGCTGGGCGCTGGTCACGCGCACGACAGGTGGGACGGTGTCGATAAGCAGTTTCATGCCGGGCAGCGCCCGCGAGACGTCCGGCGGATCTTTTTTCCCGTCCACATAAACAATGACCATGCTCACCCAAAACAGACCGTCCTCTTTCGAGATGAATTCGAATTGGTCTTTCGACGGGAGTACCTTGTCGGCAATCTCCCAGATCTGACCCTGGTCGCGGGAGATCCAAAGTTGGATTTCGCGGACGGTCTTCCGTTGATCCGGCTTGTATTCGATCGGCAGGATGAACGACCGGGATTTCCAGCGCACATAATCCGGCGTCGGGTCGGCCGTGCCCGGGTCCGGTTGTCCGAACGTGGTGGCGAGGCCCAATAATGTCAGAGCGGTGAGGTTCATCCCGGTCCTCTCCCAGTTCGCGCGGACCCGGCGCGTGAGTTCGCAGCGAGCGCACGGGTTGTATCGGTTGCGCGACGGGTTGGAATTGAGTCGGAGAGGTGAATCGTCGTTTTTTCTTCAAGTCGTCCGTCCGGCGGCCTCGCGGCTTCTATGAAGAGCCCTAATTGAAACCCCGAGCCCGCCTGGTCGGCGACCCAGCCACTCGACGGAGGAGAAATTTGTGACTCCCGACGACCTGAAGGCTCTACTGACCGCCGTCGGCGACGGCCGCGTGACGGTCGAGGAAGCGGCGGAGCGACTCGGCGATCCGGCCGTGGGCGACATCGGGTTTGCGACGCTCGATCTACACCGGCGCGAGCGGTGCGGGTTTCCCGAGGTGATTTTGGCCGAGGGGAAAACGGCGGAGTGGACCGAAGGGGCGGTGCGGCGGATGGTCGAGGCCGGGCAAGACGTCTTCGCCACGCGGGTCAGCGCGGATCAGGCCGCGCATCTTGCCGCGCACTTCCCGCAAGCCGACCAGGACCGCCTCGCGCGAACCTTTTGGCTGCCGATGCCCGGGTGGCAGCCGGCGAACCTGGGGCGCGTCTGGGTCGTGACGGCGGGAACCAGCGACCTCCCCGTCGCCCAGGAGGCACTCGTTACCGCGCGGGTGATGGGTGCGAGGGCCGACCTCGTGGTCGACGTCGGGGTCGCCGGCATTCACCGCCTGTTGCGGCACCGGGACAAACTCGCGATGGCGGACGTGGTGGTGGTCGTGGCCGGGATGGACGGCGCGCTCCCCAGCGTGGTCGGGGGGCTGATCGATTGTCCGGTGATCGCGGTCCCGACGAGCGTCGGGTACGGGGCGGCGTTCGGCGGAGTCGCGGCTCTTCTGACGATGTTAAATAGCTGTTCGGCAGGCGTCGCGGTGGTGAACATCGACGCCGGGTTTAAGGCCGGCTACGTGGCCGCGCGGATCATCCGCCGGATGTACAAGGAGTAACCCGGCGGCGACGGATTCCGCGGCGGGACGGCGCTATCTCCCGAGCCCGACCGGCCCGTCCGGCATTCTCGGTCCGTTGCCTGGTTGGTTGCTCGCGGTCGAATTCGGTTGCGGACCCGGGGTAGAAGGCGGAATGACCCCGAACGGCGGCTGAACAGTCGCAGACGACAGTGATCCCGTCGATCCCGTCGCGGGGGGCGACGGGGGCTGCGGTAGCGGCGGCGGCGGGCTGAGGGCGCTTGCCATCTGGGAGCTGCCCGGCCCGGTCACGTCACCCGGGCCGCCAATCCCGGCCCCCGGAATTGTACCCGACGACGATTGCGGGCCGGTTCCGAACGACGAGGCGGGCGGTCCGCCCGGCAGACCCGAATTAGGAGACGAACCCGGGGTCGAGCCTGGGAACTGCGGGACCGCCGACATGCCATTCGGCTGGACCGGTGGCGTCGACGACGTCGGGCGCGTCGCGCCGGTCGTGGTGACCGTGCCCGCGGTGCCGGTACTCGTGACGCCGGCACCAGTGGTCGAGGTCGCACTGCCGCCGGTCGACGTCGGAGTCGTGGACGTCGGCGGCGTTTTCGTTTTCGGGGGCGGGGGAGGGGGCAGCGCGACCGTTTTGTTCTTGTCGGTGTTGGTACACCCGACAATCGAAGCGGCCAGCAGAAGACCGATTCCCACCCAGCGAATCCGTGCCGGGCGGTACCGCAATCCGTGCGTCATCGGCTATATCCCCTCCCCGCGTGAGGCGGAATCCGTTCCGCCGCCCGCCCGCGGGCCGGTCGTCCGTGACCGGCCACGTCGTGCGGAGTCCCACGAGATGAGGGCTTATACGCGAGCGAACCCGGGCACGCAACCCCGTCTCACCAGCTGATGAGAGAGTGGTCGCGCGCCGGGTCCGCGTGTGGTCGCCGAGGGGTCCAACGAACTCGGGGGTGTTATCGCTGTGGCGGTGCCGCCACGGCCGCCGGCGGCGTCGGCACCGGTGGCGCGATCGCGCCAGCGCCCGGCGCTCCACCCAGGGGCGCCGCGGGAACCGAGGCGGCCCCGCCCGGGCCGCGCCGCAACTGGCTCTCGGGGTCCTGCATCGAATCCTGTTCCCGCTGGAGCGGGAAATCGGGATCGGGCGCGAAGTATTGCGGATAGTGTTTTAAGTATTGCGGGCTCGGCAGGGTCATCCCGCCGAATCCCGCCGGGTACGTTTGGCACCCGGTCGTGGCGGTCGCGACGAGCCCGAAACCGACCGCTGCCCGAGCCAGCCACCGATGTGAGACGCCCATAAGATCCCCCTCGTCCTACTGCGGTTTACGCCCGGACCACTCCCGTTCGGACCGGCGAAAGCCCCCTTATCGCGGCCGGTCTGTACGGGTTGCGCCCTCGCGGCGCGGGTGGTATCAGGTCGTGGTTTATATCGACAGTGCCGGCCGCAAGGTTTAACGCGAATCCGCGGACAAGAACCGGAATGACCGAAAAATCGCCCACCGCGAACCCGTTTCGGCCGCCGCGGGTTGACCCAGTTCACGCATCTATCTAGGATTTCGCGGTCGGCCGGTCGGACCGGCTGGCTGGTACTGTTCGGGGGTAGGATGAACGTGACGGACCGCAGCCGCGGAGCGGACCCGCGGTGGGTGTTGGAACGCCATTGGTACACCGGCGGCCCCGGGACGACCCACACTGGCACGCATCACGCCCGGCCGCTCCCGCGGCTCTGGGCGCTGCCGGACGGGACGGCGGCCCGCTCGATCGTCCGCCCGCGGCCGACCCCCGACGACACCGTTGCCCCCCTCGATTTCACCGGCCGTATCCGCCGGCTCTGTGCGGATGTCGCGGCCCGGTGTCCCGATCTGGCTCACATTGACCCGCCCGCCGTCCTCTTCACCTTTACCACCTCGCGGACGCGGCGGTCGGCCGGGTTGCTTGCCCGCGTGACCCCCATGCGGTTCCGCGAGGGCGCACAAACCCGCCGGACGCGCGGGGTCGTTTATCGGGCCCAGCAGTATTACGTCGACGGCCGCGAGATGTTGTACCTCGTGACGTTCTGTCTGCCGCGGTTCCTGGACCTGTCGTTCGAGGAAAAGTTCATCACCGTTTTCCACGAGCTGTACCACATCAGCCCGCAATTCGACGGCGACCTCCGCCGGCACGGCGGCCGGTACGAAGTCCACTCCAAATCGAAGAAGGACTACGACGCCCACATGGCGGTTCTCGTCGAGCGATACCTCGCCGACCACCCGAATCCGGGCGCGTTCGACTACCTCCGCCTCGGCGCCTCAGACCTGTGGCGACTGCACGGCGGGATCACCGGCGTGACCGTCCCGCGGCCGAAGATGATCCCGCTCGGGACGTGCGTCGGCGTCTGACCCCCGCGATCACGACTCGCCAGCGCGAGACGTGTCGTACCGCCGGCCATAGAATTGGCTCGGGAGTTCGTTTCCTTTTGGCGAGGTCGTGGCGGCACATGAAAGCCGGTATCGTCGGTCTACCCAACGTTGGCAAGAGTACGCTTTTTAACGCCCTCACGAGTTCCAAGGCCGCCCAAAGCGCGAACTACCCGTTCTGCACGATCGAGCCGAACGAAGGCATCGTCAGTGTTCCGGACGACCGGCTGCGGCGGATTAGCAAACACATCGTGCCCAAGAAGCTCGTTCCGACCGCGCTCAAACTCGTGGACATCGCCGGCATCGTCAAAGGGGCGAGTGAGGGCGAAGGACTGGGCAACCAGTTCTTGAGCCACATCCGGGAGGTCGACGCGATTCTCCAGGTGGTTCGTTGCTTCGAAGATCCGGACATCGTCCACGTCGCGGGTGCCGTAAACCCCGTTTCGGACATTGAGACCGTCGAAATCGAACTGATGCTGGCGGACATTCAAACACTGGAAAACGCCCTGCCCAAAGCCGAGCGGGCGGCCAAGGGCGGCGACAAGGACGCGGTCCTTCGCGCGTCCGGCATTCGCAAGTGTATGACCCAACTCGCGGCCAACGAACCGCTCCGGAAGCTGAAACTCGACCCGATGGAAGATAAGGCGATTTCGAGCTTCGGGCTCCTGACCGCCAAGCCGATCCTGTACGTCGCCAACGTGGACGAAACGGACCTCGGCGGGACCGGTCCACTCGTGATCCAGGTGCGCGAGTTCGCTGCGAAGGTCGGCGCCTCGGTTGTGCCGGTCTGCGCGAAACTGGAAGCCGAGATCGCGGAACTCGACGAGGCCGACCGCGCGGAAATGCTCACGGCGGCCGGCGTGGCCGAGCCGGCGCTGCCGGTCCTCGCCCGCGAGGCGTACCGGGTACTCGGCCTCCAGAGTTACTTCACGGCCGGGGAAAAAGAGGTGCGGGCGTGGCCCGTGCCCGTCGGCGCGACCGCCCCACAGGCTGCCGGGGTGATTCACACCGACTTCGAGAAAGGCTTTATCCGCGCTGAAGTCTACACGCTCGAAGATCTGGAAACGTACAAGAGCGAGAAGGAAATTCGGCAAGCCGGCAAGTTGCGCGTCGAGGGGAAGAGTTACGTCATGAAGGATGGCGACATCTGCCACTTCCTGTTCAACACGTAACGCACGGCGTCACAGGTCGTCGAGGTGCCGCGGCCAATCGTCTTTTAGCAGCCGGGAGAGTGAGCGGTCGGCGAGGAGCCGGCCGCCGGTCTGGCAGCGGGCGCAATAGTTGGTTTCGTTTTCGGCGTACCGGATTCGTTGGACTGGTGATCCGCAATCCGGGCACGGCATGCCGAACTTCCCGTGAACGGCCATCTCGGGCCGGAAGGCCGTCACCTTTTCCGGAAAGCCATCTCCCACTTCGGCCCGGAAGCGATCCGTCCATTCGGTCAATACCACTCGAACGGCTTCGTGCAAACGACCCACATCCTCCGCCGGTAGTTTCTGCGTGAGCGCGAGTGGCGACAATCTCGCCCGGTGTAGGATCTCGTCCGAGTAGGCGTTGCCGATACCACTGAAGAGCCGCGGGTCGGTGAGGGCACGTTTCAAGGTGTGGTTGTGCGAGCGGAGGACCGTTTCAAACTCGCCGGCTGTGGCTGCGAACACATCAATGCCACCGGGATCTTGGGCGGCGAGCGCAGCCGCCCCGCGTAGGAGATGGAGCGAGGCCCGCTTCTTGGAACCGGCCTCGGTGAACAGCAGCGTGCCGTCGGGAAAGTCGAACGCCGCCAGGTTGTATTTGCCCGCGAGTTTCGCCTTCGGCGGCTTCCAGTGCAGCCGGCCGGCGATCATGAGATGGATGACGAGCCACAATTCGCCGTCGAACCCGATGGCAATGCGCTTCCCAATTCGCTTCAGCCCGCGAACGACCTGGCCCTCGACCGTGCTGATGGGCGGGTCGTAAGTCCGGAGCAAGAATGGGCTATTGAGGCGGATACGTTCGAGCGGCCGGCCAACGATGCGCCGGTCGAGGGCTTCGATGTAAATGGTGACGTCGGGTAGTTCGGGCATGAGTTTTCGCCGCAGATGCACGCGGATGAACGCGGATCAGAACAGAGATCAGAGATGACTCTTTTCCGATCTCTGTTCTGATCCGCGTTCATCGGCGTGTATCTGCGGCGAAAATCTTACTTCTTCTCGCCCGACTGCTCTTCCTTGCCGTTCCGATCGTTACGAGGTTTGATCCCGACCGCCGCGGCGACGGCCGTCGCGACCTCGCGGCGGAGGCGGATGGCGTTGCCTTTGTCGTCCGGGTGAACTCGGTTGGTCAGAATGATGACCGCGGTTTTGCTGGCCGGGTCGACCCAAACGGACGTACCAGTAAAGCCGGTGTGCCCGTACCCTTCGCCGCGGGGGAACAGGTCGCCCCGTTGGCTGGAGTACGCCGTGTCCACGTCCCAGCCGTAAGAACGGAATTGTTTTCGCGGCGTGCCCTTGGCCGGAGTGTCCGTCCCGCTCAAGACTTCGTGCGGGTCGGTAAACAGTTTCACCGTCTCGGGCTTCATGACCCGAACCCCGTCCAGTTCGCCGCCGCGGAGCAGCATGCGGATGTAGCGCACGAGGTCGTCCGCCGGGGCGAACAAGCCCGCGTCCCCGGCCACGCCGCCGAGCAGGTATGCGCGGGGGTCGTGGACTTCGCCCAGGATGATCTTCCCAGCCCGTTGGCCCGTCGGCGCGATGCGCGCTTTCAAGGGTTCGCCCGGCCGGAAGCCGGTATCGGTCATCTTGAGCGGGTCGTAGACGTGCATTTTGGCGAACTTGTCCATCGGCTGTCCCGCGACGCGCTCGACGACGACGCCGAGAACGATGAAGCCGACATCGCTGTACTTGAACCGGCTGCCGACGGGTGCTTCAGGCTTCAAGGCGGCAATACGTTCCAGGGCTTTTGCGGGGCCGTCCTTGTAGTCGGCCTCGGGGTTGTCCGCGATGAGCCCACTGTTATGAAGGAGCAGGTTCGCAATCGTGATTTTGTCTTTGCCATTCGCGGCGAACGCGGGCCAATATTTGGCGACCAGATCGTCCGGGCTGAGTTTCCCATGTTCGATGAGGAGCATGGCCGAGGTGGCCGTCGCGATCGGCTTGGTGAGCGAAGCCAGGTCGAACACGGTGTCGACCGTCATGGGCACCAAGGCGGGGCGAACGACACGATTCCCGTAAGCCTTGCGCAGAATCACCTCGTCGTTATGAACGACGACGACCACCGCGCCGGGGCAGTCGCCCCGCGCGAATGCGGCCTTGACCGCCTCGTCGACCGCACCGAACTGCGGCTCG
This is a stretch of genomic DNA from Fimbriiglobus ruber. It encodes these proteins:
- a CDS encoding serine hydrolase domain-containing protein, with the translated sequence MRAWIFAGLACGFFLDHQPAPAAEPQFGAVDEAVKAAFARGDCPGAVVVVVHNDEVILRKAYGNRVVRPALVPMTVDTVFDLASLTKPIATATSAMLLIEHGKLSPDDLVAKYWPAFAANGKDKITIANLLLHNSGLIADNPEADYKDGPAKALERIAALKPEAPVGSRFKYSDVGFIVLGVVVERVAGQPMDKFAKMHVYDPLKMTDTGFRPGEPLKARIAPTGQRAGKIILGEVHDPRAYLLGGVAGDAGLFAPADDLVRYIRMLLRGGELDGVRVMKPETVKLFTDPHEVLSGTDTPAKGTPRKQFRSYGWDVDTAYSSQRGDLFPRGEGYGHTGFTGTSVWVDPASKTAVIILTNRVHPDDKGNAIRLRREVATAVAAAVGIKPRNDRNGKEEQSGEKK
- the ychF gene encoding redox-regulated ATPase YchF, giving the protein MKAGIVGLPNVGKSTLFNALTSSKAAQSANYPFCTIEPNEGIVSVPDDRLRRISKHIVPKKLVPTALKLVDIAGIVKGASEGEGLGNQFLSHIREVDAILQVVRCFEDPDIVHVAGAVNPVSDIETVEIELMLADIQTLENALPKAERAAKGGDKDAVLRASGIRKCMTQLAANEPLRKLKLDPMEDKAISSFGLLTAKPILYVANVDETDLGGTGPLVIQVREFAAKVGASVVPVCAKLEAEIAELDEADRAEMLTAAGVAEPALPVLAREAYRVLGLQSYFTAGEKEVRAWPVPVGATAPQAAGVIHTDFEKGFIRAEVYTLEDLETYKSEKEIRQAGKLRVEGKSYVMKDGDICHFLFNT
- the larB gene encoding nickel pincer cofactor biosynthesis protein LarB, translated to MTPDDLKALLTAVGDGRVTVEEAAERLGDPAVGDIGFATLDLHRRERCGFPEVILAEGKTAEWTEGAVRRMVEAGQDVFATRVSADQAAHLAAHFPQADQDRLARTFWLPMPGWQPANLGRVWVVTAGTSDLPVAQEALVTARVMGARADLVVDVGVAGIHRLLRHRDKLAMADVVVVVAGMDGALPSVVGGLIDCPVIAVPTSVGYGAAFGGVAALLTMLNSCSAGVAVVNIDAGFKAGYVAARIIRRMYKE
- a CDS encoding putative metallopeptidase — protein: MNVTDRSRGADPRWVLERHWYTGGPGTTHTGTHHARPLPRLWALPDGTAARSIVRPRPTPDDTVAPLDFTGRIRRLCADVAARCPDLAHIDPPAVLFTFTTSRTRRSAGLLARVTPMRFREGAQTRRTRGVVYRAQQYYVDGREMLYLVTFCLPRFLDLSFEEKFITVFHELYHISPQFDGDLRRHGGRYEVHSKSKKDYDAHMAVLVERYLADHPNPGAFDYLRLGASDLWRLHGGITGVTVPRPKMIPLGTCVGV
- a CDS encoding Fpg/Nei family DNA glycosylase, which codes for MPELPDVTIYIEALDRRIVGRPLERIRLNSPFLLRTYDPPISTVEGQVVRGLKRIGKRIAIGFDGELWLVIHLMIAGRLHWKPPKAKLAGKYNLAAFDFPDGTLLFTEAGSKKRASLHLLRGAAALAAQDPGGIDVFAATAGEFETVLRSHNHTLKRALTDPRLFSGIGNAYSDEILHRARLSPLALTQKLPAEDVGRLHEAVRVVLTEWTDRFRAEVGDGFPEKVTAFRPEMAVHGKFGMPCPDCGSPVQRIRYAENETNYCARCQTGGRLLADRSLSRLLKDDWPRHLDDL